From the genome of Leptospiraceae bacterium:
CCTATTATAGGGCGTTTACGCTTTATTTTCATCGAATTTTCAAAAAGGAAAATAAAAATCTGAAGTTTTCTGAATGGATTTTATCTCAGGATCTAAAAAAAGATTTTTCTGGAATATTAATTCAAACAGAATTTCTTGCCGGTGGAATGAATAAGACAATTTTAAATTCAGAAGATGTTTCAGATGAAATTCGCCTACCGGAAGTTACGGAAGAAATTAAATATTTAGCTCCGATACGAGAAGTGAGAGACTTTGTAAATCAATCCCTACATGAATTAAGTAAAAAATATAAATTAATAATGGATGGTAGAGATATAGGAACGGAAGTTTTTCCTGATGCAAAATATAAATTTTATATAACGGCTTCAATTGATATTCGAGCCAATAGAAGATACTTAGAAATGCAGGAGAAAGGTGTTTTTGTTGATCTTGAGACGCTTAAAGAAGATATCTATAGAAGAGATAAATCCGATATGGAAAGAAAAATAGCTCCCTTAAGACAGGCAGATGATGCAATCCTAATTGACACCACTCAACTATCGAAAAATGTTGTTATTAATATGATCCTGTCCAAGATTTTACAGAACTGAGCAAAACTCAGATTGTAATTTCGCCGGTCAAATTTATACAGATTCCTGGTTAAAATTGAATTCACAAACGAACCCTAGTAACATTAAATCCAACACCTCTACACTCAATAGAGGTACAACAGAGCGTCCTTTTAAAAAAGGAGCTATTATCGAAGGCCGAATCGTAGACGTATACGATCAAGAAGTATACGTAGATTTAGGTCTAAAGTCCGACTGCCGAGTCGCAAGAAGCGAGTTCCTCGAAACTCCCGAGATTGGAAGTACTGTAGCCGTTGTCATTAAATCGAAAGAGAGTGACTCCGAAATCTATATTGCATCTAAATTGGAAGCCGATGCCCGAAAGGGATGGGATACTGTAAAAGAAGCATACAGCAAGAACTTACAGGTCCAAGGTCGAGTCGATTCAGAAGTGAAGAACATAGGCTACAATGTATATGTAGAAGGTGTTCATTTATTCCTTCCTTCTTCTCAATTAGGCATGAAGGCAAGCCTTGAAGAACTCAAAGCTAAGCCACTTGACTTTAAAGTCATTAAGCTGAATGAAAAGGGTAGAACTGGAGTCCTTTCTCGTAAGAAACTCATCGATGAGATCAACAAAGAGAAATGGGATGAATTAATTAAAATCGTTAAAGTTGGAGATAAAGTAAATGGAATCGTCTCTAAAGTAGCTAGCTTTGGCGTATTTTGTAATGTCCATGGAATTGAAGGACTACTTCGTCAAAATGATATTTCTTATAAAAAATATGCTCCATTCAAACAATACTTTCAAATTGGGCAGTCCATCGAATTATTAGTTTTAGAAGTAGATCCAACCAATAATCGATTGAGTCTAGGTATCAAACAACTCTATGAAGATCCATGGGTTTGGGCTGGTCGCGAATTAGAAAAAGATATGGTTGTGCGTGGCATTGTCACATCCCTTACAAACTTTGGGGCATTTGTTGAATTAAAGGAAGGTCTGGAAGGACTTATCCACTGCTCTGAATTAACTTGGGCCAAAAAACCTCCTCATCCGAAAGAAGTATTAAAAAAAGGACAAGAAGTAGATTCAATGATTTTAGATATTGATCTTTCTAAAAAAAGACTATCTTTAGGATTAAAACAACTTCTTCCAAATCCTTGGGACAATTTGACTTCAGAAGTTAGAGTGGGTAATACTCTCGAAGGAAAAATTACTGGAATTACTAAATACGGTGCATTCGTTGAAGTTGAAAATGGAATTGAAGGATTAATTCATGTTGGCGATATTACTTGGGATGAAAAAGTAAAGGATCCTACTGGTCTTCTTAAAAAAGGACAGGTGGTAAAATACCAAATACTCGATATTAACCTCGATACAAATCGTATTTCTTGTGGTTTAAAACAACTTCAGGAAAATCCATACGATGCGCTTAAGAAGAAGTATCCGACAGGTGTAATTGTTGAAGGAAAAGTCAAAAGTATTGTTACTTTTGGTGTATTTCTTGAAATTGAACCTGGATATGAAGGATTGATTCACGTATCTCAAATCCCTGAAAGCAAAACACAAAAATTAGAAGAACTTTATAAAGTTGGAGATATTATCAAGGCTGTGATTTTAAAAATCGATCCAGATAACAAAAAAATCTCTCTCTCTGTAAAAGACTTTGATAAAGCGATGGAAAAAGAAGAAATATCTAAATACATTAAATCTGATACTCCTTCTAGTGAAAGTTTTGGAAGTTTTATCAATTCCAATAAATCGTAACTTCTATGGCAAAATTTGATCGTAAAAAATTCAGAGAAGAACAGTTCAAAAAAACACGGGTTGAATACAATGACCCGTTAGAAAATTTCGAAGGTTCAAAAACAGATTTACTGTTTCTAAAATTTTCGAGGTTTTTTTCAAGAAATAGAACTCAGTTCTTTATCGGGATCGGAATTTTTATAGTAGCGATTGTAACGATTGTTGCAGTCGGAGAATATTTAGATTACCGAATGAACCAAGCAACTATTCAGATTGAAAAAGTTGAAAAAAAACATGCAAAGAATTTTTCTTTAGATACAAAAACAAAAATACAAGAATATGAATCTCTTTTAGCAAATTATTCTTCAAAAGAATCAAAACTTCGTATCTACAAAAGAATTTCTGACTTACATGTTGAGGCATTTGAGTTTTCAAAGGCTGCGGATTACTTAGAAAAAGCGGCTGAATTGGTGGGAGACTCTAAGGAAATAAAAGCATATTATTATTATGTTGCTGGGTCTCATAGAGAACAATCGAAAGATAACAAATTAGCTTTGCAAAATTATGCAAAAGCTGCTTCACTTGTTGCAACGAATCGAGAAACTCATAGTTTATCAGCTTGGGCTCATTACCAAACTGGCAGATTACGTTTGTTAAACGGAGAGAAAGAAGCGGCCATTAAAGATTTGAACAAAGTTTTGGATATTGATTCAGAAGCCTCTGATATGGCAGAAGTAAAAAAACTCGCAACCTACCTACTAATAAAAGCAAACAAGGGTTAACCGATGTTAACTCTTGCTCTTCCTAAAGGGCGCCTCGCCGATGAAAGTGTAGAGCTATTAATTAAAAAAAAATGGCTCTCTGAAAAACCGGATGAATCTAGTCGGGAATTAACGTTTACAGATTCACTTGCAAAAGTAAAAATTCTTTTAGTTAAAGCCCAAGATGTCGCTACCTACGTAGAAGAATGTGCCGCAGATGCTGGAATTATAGGATGGGATACTTTAAAAGAAGGTCGTTATGATTTACTTTCTCCGGTAGATTTAAAAATCGGTGAATGTAGATTATCTCTTGCCGGAACCAATGACTTTGATTTAAAAAACTATTCCCGTAAAATCCGAGTTGCCACTAAATATCCTCATCTCACCAAACAATACTTTTTTTCGAAAGGTTTAAATTGTGAAATTATAAAACTCTACGGCAGTATAGAATTAGCCCCTCTTTGTGGTTTATCTGATTGTATTGTAGATTTAGTTTCCACTGGTGCAACCCTCAAAGCAAATGGTTTGGAAGAAAAAGAAGTAATTTTAGAGTCAACTGCTCGTTTAGTTTTTAACAGGAATTCCATTTATAGAAATCGATCAGAAGCACTCGAATTTGTAAATGATCTATCTAGCAAATAAAGTTTAAATTTATTCAATAGAGAAACAATGGTTTAAAATGTTTTGAATCATTTTTTATTAATGGAACTTCGGAAACTTGAAAAATAACTTGCTTCAAAAAATTCAATTTGTTTATCTGTGCTTCAAGTAGCTCTGATCAAAGATCAGGGAATTTAAAAACTTGGGAGAACGATAATGGATTTAGTAGAATTACAAAAAACAGTACAAAGTGCAATCGATAATGGAGCAACATCTGTAGAGCAGATACATAGACAAATTGCAAATATGCCTCTTGACTTTCTTGCTAAGATTGAGCAATTAGAAGGTCCTGTGAGCCAAGCTAGAGAGTTTCAGGATAAAACAATTGGTAGTATTTATGAAACAATTCACAATATCAACGCAAAGGCAGGGGAAATCGCAACTGAATTACTTGGAAAAATGAACCCTGATACTACTAAGTAAATTGGGTAATTGTTAACTCCCTGTCGAAAATTTTAGTAATTTTTTTTTCAGGTGAGTTAATGATCATTATATTCACTTTTCCGCAAAGTCATTCAACGATTCAATTGAACCGGAATTTATGCCTTCATTTTCAAATTTCCCAAAATAAGAAATAAAGAGTAATATTATTTCTTTTTCACACCAATCCCTTTTTCAAAAATATAATCTGTATAATCCGGAAAACATTCGGAAGACATGTGACTTGCATCTGTAAAAAAGTTGCAGTTATAGGATTCATCTTCGTTCATATTTAAAAGTGGAGTATTATATTTATTGTGAATCTCTGTTATTTTTGGATACCAAATCGAATAAGCCGTAGTAATAATGGATTTGTCTGGATTCGCTACAGCATTTCTTGTTTTTATATAACCAAAATAGGGACGAGCAACACGTACCCAAATTGCTGCATGTTTTACATTCAATTCGTTTAAAATTCTAAAATTGTCGGCTTGAAATTCTAACATATTTTGATTAAAAGTATATGGTTCGATATAGGAATGGAAGTCACCCTCGGAATATCTTTGAACTAGTTCATCGCTAGAACTTATATTACCAGAAATATCGGCGGATGCACTCCCTCTTTCTATTCTTAGCCTATCGGAAATTATGATTTTCCATTGTCCAAAATTTTTGGCTACAGCAGAATCATTTTTAAGTCTTTGTAGGATTGTCTCAAGTTTTGGTCTATATTGATACGTTTTAAATAATCGTTTTGCAATAAAGTTTGTAATATTTTTTGAAGTATATCGATTCCAGTGTTTGATTAAATATGCAAAATCAATTCCATTAACGAGAACTTCGTCAAGTGTGATGTAGGCAGTAAAGTTAAACGCTTCTATTGAATTGTCGACTAAAATGAAATCTGGTTTGACGTTATCCGCTTTCAACTGTTCTAACCAAAATGTAAAATAATCAGGAGTACCACCCGGAACGGAAAAGTTAAATAAAATCCAGTCAGGGTAATGTTCTGCAATATATCTATTATCAAATAACAACGCTCTTGAATTTCCGAAGTATACAAGAACTTTTTTTCTTTCTGGCTTTGCTAGATATTCTTTTAAGTCTTGAAATAGAATTGGTTTGTGAAAGTAATTTATTTCAGAAACTGTTTTCGTGAAATAGGCTTGAATTTTTTCTATCATTACGATTCGATCAATCATAAGTGCAATCAGGAAAATTAAAATAGGGATAAGTAAAAATTTATTTT
Proteins encoded in this window:
- a CDS encoding 30S ribosomal protein S1, translating into MNSQTNPSNIKSNTSTLNRGTTERPFKKGAIIEGRIVDVYDQEVYVDLGLKSDCRVARSEFLETPEIGSTVAVVIKSKESDSEIYIASKLEADARKGWDTVKEAYSKNLQVQGRVDSEVKNIGYNVYVEGVHLFLPSSQLGMKASLEELKAKPLDFKVIKLNEKGRTGVLSRKKLIDEINKEKWDELIKIVKVGDKVNGIVSKVASFGVFCNVHGIEGLLRQNDISYKKYAPFKQYFQIGQSIELLVLEVDPTNNRLSLGIKQLYEDPWVWAGRELEKDMVVRGIVTSLTNFGAFVELKEGLEGLIHCSELTWAKKPPHPKEVLKKGQEVDSMILDIDLSKKRLSLGLKQLLPNPWDNLTSEVRVGNTLEGKITGITKYGAFVEVENGIEGLIHVGDITWDEKVKDPTGLLKKGQVVKYQILDINLDTNRISCGLKQLQENPYDALKKKYPTGVIVEGKVKSIVTFGVFLEIEPGYEGLIHVSQIPESKTQKLEELYKVGDIIKAVILKIDPDNKKISLSVKDFDKAMEKEEISKYIKSDTPSSESFGSFINSNKS
- a CDS encoding ATP phosphoribosyltransferase produces the protein MLTLALPKGRLADESVELLIKKKWLSEKPDESSRELTFTDSLAKVKILLVKAQDVATYVEECAADAGIIGWDTLKEGRYDLLSPVDLKIGECRLSLAGTNDFDLKNYSRKIRVATKYPHLTKQYFFSKGLNCEIIKLYGSIELAPLCGLSDCIVDLVSTGATLKANGLEEKEVILESTARLVFNRNSIYRNRSEALEFVNDLSSK
- a CDS encoding (d)CMP kinase; translated protein: MNQNIVAIDGPAGSGKSTVAKEIAEKIGFHYLDTGSYYRAFTLYFHRIFKKENKNLKFSEWILSQDLKKDFSGILIQTEFLAGGMNKTILNSEDVSDEIRLPEVTEEIKYLAPIREVRDFVNQSLHELSKKYKLIMDGRDIGTEVFPDAKYKFYITASIDIRANRRYLEMQEKGVFVDLETLKEDIYRRDKSDMERKIAPLRQADDAILIDTTQLSKNVVINMILSKILQN
- a CDS encoding DUF1574 domain-containing protein, which gives rise to MLKNKFLLIPILIFLIALMIDRIVMIEKIQAYFTKTVSEINYFHKPILFQDLKEYLAKPERKKVLVYFGNSRALLFDNRYIAEHYPDWILFNFSVPGGTPDYFTFWLEQLKADNVKPDFILVDNSIEAFNFTAYITLDEVLVNGIDFAYLIKHWNRYTSKNITNFIAKRLFKTYQYRPKLETILQRLKNDSAVAKNFGQWKIIISDRLRIERGSASADISGNISSSDELVQRYSEGDFHSYIEPYTFNQNMLEFQADNFRILNELNVKHAAIWVRVARPYFGYIKTRNAVANPDKSIITTAYSIWYPKITEIHNKYNTPLLNMNEDESYNCNFFTDASHMSSECFPDYTDYIFEKGIGVKKK